Below is a genomic region from Streptomyces ferrugineus.
GCGGACCACCGCGCTGTGTTCGGTCAGCGGCATGGTTCCCTCCTCAGCGGTACGGATGGGTCGGGGTGGGGGGAACGGACGCCCCGTCCGACGGGGGATGGGAGACGGGGCGTCCGCGTCGGGGGGCCGGCTCAGGCGGCTGCCGGGGTGTCGCCGGCGTTGATGAGCGCGAGCAGCATGCCCGGGGTCTCGGCGTCGACGACGGCGTCGTCCGGGATCACGATCCCGTACTCGCGCTGTATCTGGCCGATGACCTGCAAGAGGGCGAGCGAGTCGTAGCCGAGCTCGATGAAGGGGGTGTCGATGACGTCGCCGTCCAGGTCGACGCCCTCCTCCTCGCCCGCGCTCTCGCGCAGCATGCGGGTCAGGTCGGCGAGGGTGACGGTGATGGTCTCGGTGGTGGCGGTCATGGTGGATGGCGTCCTCTCGTTCGGGTCGTGTTCTCGGTGGATGTCGGGGTCGGACGGTGCGAAGGCGCCGGGCCGCCCGTGGCTCCGGGGCGGCTGCCGGTCCGTCAGGAAGGGCGGCGCACGACCAGGGCCGCGTTGAAGCCGCCGTGTCCGCAGGCCAGCACCAGGGCGTTGCGCAGCGGTGCCTGCCGGGCCTCGGTGACCAGGTCGATCGCGTAACCGGGGTCCGCCGCGCCGACGTTGACGGTCGGCGGGACGACGCCGTCGCGCAGCGACAGCAGGGCGGTGGCCACGTCCAGGGCCGCTCCGCCGGCCAGCAGCCGGCCGGTCATGGTCTTGGGCGCGGTCACGGGCACCGCGCGCGGGCCGAAGACCGCGGCCAGGGCCTCGGCTTCGGCGCGGTCCGCGGCGGGCACGCCGGCGGCGTCGGCGAAGACGACGTCGATGTCGCCCGGCACGAGCCCCGCGTCCGCGAGGGCGTTGTCGACGGCCCTGCGCAGGGCCGTGGGCCGGCCGCCGCCGGGCGCGGGGTCCAAGGTGGCCGCGTAGCCCGCGATCTCCCCGTAGACGTGGGCGACTCCCCGCTTGCGCGCGGCGTCCGCGTCCTCGGTGACCAGGATCGCGCCCCCCTCGCCGGGCACGTAGCCGCCCGCCTGCGTCGAGAACGGCAGAAACGCGCGGGCCGGGTCGTCGCTCGTGCTCATCAGGCCGGAGGCGATCTGCGGCACCCAGCCCCAGGGGCAGACGGCCGCGTCGACACCGCCGGTGATGACGACGGGGAAGCCCTTGCGGATGTGCCGGCGCGCCTGGCCGACGGCGTCGATGCCGCCCGCCTGTTCGGTGAGCAGGACCCCGCTGGGGCCGCGCAGCTTGTGCCGGATGGAGATCTGGCCGGTGTTGACGGCGTAGAACCAGGCGAAGGACTGGTACGCGCTGACGTACTCCTTGCCCTTGCTCCACAGGTTCTGCAGCTCGCGCTGGCCGAACTCGACGGCGCCGCCGGACGCGGAGGTGACCACGCCGACCCCGTACTCCGGGAGTTCGCGGGGGTCCATCCCGGCGTCCCGCAGCGCCCAGTCGGCCGCGGTGAGGGCGAGCCGGGTCATGTGGTCGGTCTGGGGCATCAGTCGGCTGGGGATGTGCTCCTCGGCGACGTAGTCCGTGACCTCCCCGGCGAGCCGCGACGGGTACGCGGAGGCGTCGAAGCGGGTCACCGGGCCGATCCCCGACTCGCCTGCCAGGGTGGCCCTCCAGTACTCCTGAGTGCCCAGGCCGTTGGGCGCGGTGATGCCCAGGCCGGTCACGACGGTGGTGGCGGTGCGCGTCCCGTCGGCCGGGCGGGCGAGTACGGCGGTGCTGCTCATGCGGCGGGGCTCCTCTCCGGTCGGGCGAGCACCATGGCGCTCTGGAAGCCGCCGAAGCCGCTGCCGACGCTCAGGACCACGTCGGTCTCCTTCTCGCGGGCGGTCAGCGGGATGTAGTCGAGGTCGAGCTCCGGGTCGGGCTCGTGGAGGTTGGCGGTGGGCGGCAGCACACCGTGCTCCATGGCGAGGGCGCACGCCGCTATCTCCAGCGAGCCGATCGCGCCGAGCGAGTGCCCGATCATCGACTTGATGGAGCTGACCGGGGTCCGGTACGCGTGCTCTCCGAGGCTCCGCTTGAAGGCGCCCGTCTCGTGGCGGTCGTTCATCTTGGTGCCCGAGCCGTGGGCGTTGACGTAGTCGACGGTGTCCGGGGCGAGGCGGGCCTCGTCCAGGGCCGCGTCGATCGCCTCGGCCATCTCGCGCCCGTCGGGCTTGAGCCCAGTCATGTGGAAGGCGTTGCAGCGGGAGGCGAATCCGGCGATCTCGGCGTAGATGTGCGCGCCGCGCCGGCGGGCGCTCTGCAGCTCCTCCAGGACCAGGATCGCCGCGCCCTCCCCGAGGACCAGGCCGCTGCGGGTCCGGTCGAAGGGGCGGCAGGCGCTCTCCGGGGTGTCGTTGCGCGGGGTGGTGGCGTGGATGGCGTCGAAGCAGGCCGAGGTGATCGGCGAGATCGGGGCCTCGGTGGCGCCGGCGATCATCACGTCGGCGGTGCCCTCGCGGATCAGGTCCACGGCGTGGCCGAGGGAGTCGAGGCCGGAGGTGCAGCCGGTGGAGACCACCGCGGCGGGGCCCTCGGCGCCCGCCGCCCGGCCCACCTCGGCGGCCATCGAGCTGGGCACGAAGTGCCGGTAGAGCTCGGGGACCGCGTAGGTGTGGTCGACGTTCCACAGGCGTCCGCCGTCGCTGACGACGGCGTACTCGCGCTCCAGGCTCGTGGTGCAGCCGACGGCGCTGCCGAGCGAGGTGCCGATGCGGCCCGGGTCGATGGCGCAGACGTCGAGCCCGCTGTCGGCGAGGGCCTCGCGGGTGGAGACCACGGCGAACTGGGCGGCCCGGTCGAGGCGGCGGATCTCGTGCGGTGTCAGGCCCGCGCCGACCGGGTCGAAGTCGCACTCGGCGGCGACCCGGGACCGGAAGGGCGAGGGGTCGTAGAAGCTGATCGTGCGGGTGGCGGTCCGGCCCGCGGTGAGCAGGTCCCAGTACTCCTTGACACCGACCCCGCCGGGGGCCACGACGCCCAGTCCGGTGATGGCGACTCTGCGCATGGCCTACCTGACCTTCGACGCGGCCGGGTGCCGCGAGGTGCACCAGCCGGATGGAACTGTGGGGGTCACTGTCGATCCCTTCGTCCGTGTCACTGATGACGTGTCAATGACGTGTCACTGATGACGTGTCACTGCTGAATCGGTGCGGCGGCCGGGGCGGTTCAGGGTCGAATCCTCCGCGCCCCGGCCGGCCGGACCGGTCGGCCGCCCGCTCGTGGCGTGCCGCCGTTTCCGGTTCCGCCATGGAACGTCCGAGCCCTCGACCGGCACTCGCGTGGCCGTGGACCTGCCGCGACGCGGCGTCACGTGGGCAGGTTGCCGTGCTTGCGGGCGGGCACCACGGCGCGCTTGGTGCGCAGTACGGCCAGCGACTCGCACAGCACGCGGCGGGTGTCCGCGGGGTCGATGACGTCGTCCACCAGGCCGCGTTCGGCCGCGTAGTACGGATGCATCAGCTCCGTGCGGTACTCCTCGATCCGCTGCCGGCGCAGGGCCTCGGGGTCGTCGGAGGCGGCGATCTCGCGCCGGAAGATGACGTTCGCCGCGCCCTCCGCGCCCATGACGGCGATCTCGTTCGTGGGCCAGGCGAAGGACAGGTCGGCGCCGATGGAACGGGAGTCCATGACGATGTACGCGCCGCCGTACGCCTTGCGCAGCACGAGGGAGATGCGGGGCACGGTGGCGTTGCAGTACGCGTACAGCAGCTTGGCGCCGTGCCGGATGATGCCGTCGTGCTCCTGGTCGACGCCGGGCAGGAAGCCGGGGACGTCGACGAGGGTGACCAGCGGGATGTTGAAGGCGTCGCAGGTGGAGACGTGCCGGGCGGCCTTCTCGGACGCCTGGATGTCGAGGACGCCGGCGAGGGCGGCCGGCTGGTTGGCGACGATGCCCACGGTGTGGCCGTCGAGCCGGGCGAACGCGCAGACCACGTTGGGGGCCCAGCCCTCGTGGATCTCGAACACCTCGCCGTCGTCGACGATCTCCTCTATGACGGCGCGGATGTCGTAGGAGCGGCCCGGCTCGGCGGGGACCAGGTCCAGCAGGGCGTCGGTGCCGCGGTCCGGGGGGTCGTCGGTGGGGGCGGCCGGCGGCATCTCCCGGTTGTTGGACGGCAGCAGCGCCAGCAGGTACCGCACGTCGTCCAGGCACGCCTCCTCGTCGTCGTGGGCGAAGTGGCAGACACCGGAGGCGGTGGCGTGGACGTCGGCCCCGCCGAGCCCGTTGTGGGTGATCCGCTCGCCGGTGACCGCCTGCACGACGTCGGGCCCGGTGATGAACATCTGCGCGGTGTCGCGGACCATGAACACGTAGTCGGTGAGGGCCGGCGAGTAGGCCGCGCCGCCCGCACAGGGTCCGAGCATCACGCTGATCTGCGGGATCACCCCGGAGGCGGCCACGTTGCGGCGGAAGATGCCGCCGTAGCCGGCGAGCGCGGTGACGCCCTCCTGGATGCGCGCGCCCGCGCCGTCGTTGAGGCTGACGAGCGGGGCTCCGGCCGATTCCGCCAGGTCCATGACCTTGTGCACCTTGGCGGCGTGGGCCTCGCCGAGGGCGCCCGCGAAGACGCGGAAGTCGTGGGCGTAGGCGAACACGGTCCGGCCGTGGACCAGGCCCCAGCCGATGACCACGCCGTCGCCGTGCGGCTTGCGGTCCTCAAGGCCGAAGCCGGTGGCGCGGTGCCGGCGCAGCGGTTCGATCTCGGTGAACGTGCCCTCGTCGAACAGGAGCTGGAGCCGCTCGTGCGCGGTGAGCTTGTTCTTCTCGTGCTGGCGCCGGGTGGCGGCGGGGTCGGGGCCGCGGCCCACCTCCTCCTTCAGCCGGCGCAGTTCCCCGGTGGCCTGGCGCAGGTCGGGCGGTGGCGGCGCGGTGGCGGCGGGCGGGGCCTGAGGGGTGACCGTGAGGTCGTCGAGGATCGTCATCGGCCGAACGTAGGAACGCCGGCTCGAGACGCGCTGGACTTCCGGCGGCCCTGGTGCGGTGCCGGGCCGTCAGCCCAGGGCCCGTACCTCGCGGTCGTCGGCCAGGTCCAGTTCGGGATCGGCGTTGAGCACGCCCTGGTGCAGCCGCTGGAGCCGCGGTGACGGTTCGAGGCCGAGTTCCTCGATGAGGGTGGTGCGCAGCCGCTGGTACGCCTCCAGGGCGCGCCACGCGCTGCCCGACCGGTGCAGGGCTGTCATGAGCTGTGCGCAGAAGTTCTCGTGCATCGGATGCTTGGCGACCAGGACCCGCAGCTCGGGCACGATCTCGGAGTGCCGGCCCAGCTTCAGGTCGGCGCCGATGCGCCGCTCCAGCGTGGCCATCCGGTCCTCCTCCAGCCGCAGCACCTCCAGTTCCAGCACCCCGCCGACGCGTACGTCCACCAGGGCGGGGCCGCGCCAGATGCCGAGGGCGCGGCCGAGGAGGTCGGAGGCGGCGCGGTGGTCGCCGGCCTCGTGGGCGGCGCGCCCGGCGGCGGCGATGCGGTCGAACTCCTGCACGTCGACCTGCCCGGGACGGATCTGGAGCAGATAGCCGCCGTGCTGGGTGACGAGGACGTCCTTGGCCTCCTGGAGCGGGTCGCCGTCGAGCGCGGCGGCGATCTTGCGCCGGAGTTGGAGGATGTACGTCTGGAGGGTCGTCGCGGCGCTGCGCGGGATGTCCTCCCCCCAGATCTCCTCCATCAGCGTCGGCACGGTCACGACCCGGTCGGCCTGCAGTGCGAGCAGAGCGAGGATCTGGCGCGGCTTCGCCGCCGTGGGCACGACGCAGACGCCGTGCTTCCGGGCGGTGAGTGGGCCCAGCACTTGGATGTCCATGGTGTTCGCTCTCCCTTTCCCACGTTCCCCGTCCCAGGTCCGCCGGTCGGCGAACCTGCGCAGGGTCCGAGCCTGGCACCGGTGGGTGCCCGTTCCCCAGTGAGCGGGTCATGAAGGCGGACGTGAAAATGTCATGGTGCGTTGATGAGGCCAGCACTGTGCGTCTTCGCGGGAGCCACGCAAAATCCTCACCACAAGGACGTCGGACGCGACCTCGTCCGACCGCCTCAGAAGGGGGAACACCATGATGAGCTCGACCGTGACGAGAAGCGGCACGACCCCGGCCATCTCCGCGGAGGACCACCGCTTCGCCCTGCTGACCGCCCGCGCCGGCCTGGAACCCGACCTGGCACAGCGTTATCTGAACGACCCCGTGTCCGTGCTCGCCGAGTTCGGGCTGCTCGCGGCCGAGAACGTCTATCTGTTCGGGGAGCCGTCCGGCCCGTCGCACGGCATCGCCCGTGAGGACCTGGACGCCGTGGACGCCCCGGTGACCCGCGGCTGCTTCTCCAACTTCACCCATGTCCCCGGCGTTCCGGCCGTGTCGGCCGACGTGCGGTGACGGTAACGGAACCGACGCCGGCCGGGCTTCCCGTCGGGTTCAAGCGGCACCTGAGGGTGGAGACGGTGGCCGGCGAGGCCGTCTACCTTCTGTCGGAGCGCGGCACCACGGTGCTCCAGGGCGAGCACGTACAGGCCCTCGCGCCGCTGCTGGACGGCACCCGCACCCTGGACGCGCTGCTGGCGGAGGCCACGCCGACGCTGCCGGCGACGGAGGCGGGCCGGGTGATCGCCGAGCTCGCCCGGGCGGATCTGGTCGGCTACTGCGATCCGGAGGCGGACGCGGCGGCGGAGGCGTACTGGGAACTCGCCGGGGTGCGCGGCCCGGGGGTGCAGTCCGCGCTGCGCGCCGCCCCGGTGGACGTGGTCGCGCTCGGCCGGACGGACGGCGCGGCGGGCCGGGCGGAGTGCCGGGCCGCCGGCCTGACCCTGGCCGGGCCCGGCGCTCCCGCCGCGCTGTCGCTGGTGCTGTGCGACGACTACCTCGACCCGGAGCTGGCCCGGGTGGACGCCGAGCACCGGGCGGCCGGGCGGCCGTGGCTGCCGGCCCGGCCCGGGGGCGCCACGGTGTGGGTGGGGCCGGTGTTCGGCCCGGACGGGGCGTGCTGGTCGTGCCTGGCGCACCGGCTGCGCGGCCACCGCTCCTCGCAGTCGCCGGTGCGCCAGGCCCTGGGTCTGGCGGGCCCGGTGGCGCTGCCCGAGGCGTCGCTGGCGGCCGGGCGGCTGCTGGGCCTGCACACGACGGTGCTGGAGGCCCTCAAGTGGCTGGCCGGGATGCGGTATCCGGGCCAGCGCGCCGTGTGCACCCTCGACACCCGGACGCTCTCCACCCGCCACCACCCGGTGACCCGGCGGCCGCAGTGCCCGCGGTGCGGGGACCCGGGCCTGGTCGGCTCGCTGGTGCGGGCGCCGTACACGCCGGTGTCCCGGCCGAAGGCGGAGGGGACGGGGAGCAACCACCGGGCGATGCCCCCCGGCGCCGTACTGGCCCGTTACCGGCATCTGATCGACCCGGTGACCGGCATCGTGGCGGAGGTCCGCCGGGCCGAGGGGACGCCGGACGGGCTCAACCGCTATGTGTCCGGTCGCAATCTGGCGCTGCGGAGCAGTTCGCTGCACGGGCTGCGCAGCCACAGCGGCGGCAAGGGGGTCACTCCCGAGGAGGCCGAGGCCGGGGCGCTCTGTGAGGCGGTGGAACGTTACTGCGGTACGCGCCAGGGGGACGAGCCCGTCGTCCGGGACACCCTGAACGGGCTCGGCCCGGCGGCGCTGCATCCCAACGACTGCCAGCTCTTCGCGGACCGGCAGTTCGACGACCGGGAGGCGTGGAACGCCAGGCACCAGGGGATGCAGTGGGTGCCCCCGCGCTTCGACCCGGACGCGCCCACCGAGTGGACGCCGGTCTGGTCGCTGACGGCCCGCGAGCACCGCCTGCTGCCCACCTCCATGCTGTACTTCGGCCCGGGTCCGGACGGGGTGGAACGCGCGCCGGCGGCGGACTCCAACGGGAACGCGGCGGGCAGCAGCACCGAGGACGCGGTCGTCCAGGGGTTCCTGGAGGTCGTCGAGCGGGACGCGGTGGCGCTGTGGTGGTACAACCGGCTGCGCCGGCCGGCCGTGGACCTGGACGCCTTCGACGAGCCGTGGCTGGCCCGGACGCGCGCCGCCTACGCGGGGGCGGGGCGCCGGGTGTGGGTCCTGGACCTGACGACGGACTTCGGCATCCCGGTGATGGCGGCCGTGTCCCGCCGTACCGAGGACGCCGGGCAGGGCATCTCGTTCGGCTTCGGCGCCCACTTCGACCCGCGCCTGGCCCTGCGGCGGGCCCTCACCGAGATGTGCCAGCTCCTGCCTCCGCGGGGCTACTTCGACGGGGCACCGGAACAGGCCCTGCTCGGTTGTCCGGATCTCAACCATTGGTGGTCCACCGCGACCACCGAGGAACTGGCCTATCTCTCACCGGATTCCGGCCAATCACCGTGTACGCCGGGCAGGTACGACTACGCACCACGGGCCGATCTGCGGGCCGATGTGGAGGCCGCGGAGGCCGCGGTGCGGGCCCGGGGCATGGAGCTGCTGGTGCTCCGGCAGACCCGCCCCGACGTGGAACTACCCGTGGTCAAGGTGATTGTGCCCGGTATGCGGCACTTCTGGGCGCGCTACGCCCCTGGGCGACTGTTCGACGTGCCGGTGGAACTGGGCTGGCGCGACCAGCCCTTGGAGTACGACGCGATCAACCCGGTACCACTGTTCGTGTGATGCGCACCTATTGATCGGCTTGAGTAGCCTTTACCAAATGCTGGTCATTAGCATGCGGTTCTGCCACAGTCCCTGCCGAGGAGGCTGCGATGCCGAGCCGTTTACGTCATGCCCCTGTTGACAAACCGTCGGGCGCGGGTCGTGACGAGGACACCAGCATCCACGGTTCGACACCGGAATCCGGCCATCCTCTTCAGGGGATGGCCGGCCGGCTTCCCTCGTACCCCGAACTGCCCGCACCGCGTCTGGCCCGTGCCATCACGGTGGTCGCCCTGTGCTGCTACGCGAGCGTCACCGTCCTCAACGTGCTCCGGGCGGAGGATCCGCAACCGGTGCGGCTCATGGTCTGCCTGGCCCTGGTGCTGCTGGTGTTCGGCGTGCAGTTCGTGGTCTCCGCGCCGCGGGCGCGCACCTGGAGCCTGGGGCGCAAGCTCTCGGTGCTCGGCTTCCAGGTCATGCTGACCTATCTGCCCATGGCCTGGTTCGGCCTGTCCTGGGGCAGCATGGAGGGCCCGCTCGCCGCGACCGTGCTGCTCAGCCTCCCGGCCCGGTTCGCCTGGCCGCTGTACGGCGTGGTCGTCAGCAGCATTCCGGTGTACTCGGCGATCATCGGCGTGCCGCTCGCGGAGGTGGGCTACTTCCTGATCGCCGGCCTGCTGGCGGGACTGGTCATCTACGGACTGAGCCGGCTGACCGACCTGGTGCACGAGGTCCACGCGGCCCGGGAGGAGCTCGCGCGAATGGCGGTCAACCAGGAACGCCTGCGCTTCGCCCGCGACCTGCACGACCTCCTCGGCTACAGCCTGTCCGCGGTGACGCTCAAGGGGGAGCTGATCCACCGGCTGATCGCGGCCCGCCCCGAGCAGGCCCGCGCGGAGACCACCGAACTGCTCGAGGTCGCGCGCCAGGCACTGGCGGACGTCCGCCTGGTGTCCAGCGGCTACCGCGACATGTGCCTGCGGGACGAGGCCGCCTCCGCCGCGTCGATCCTGGCCGCCGCGGACATCGAGGCCGTGGTCGACATCGACTGCGGGCCGCTGCACCCGGTCGCCGACACCGTGCTGGCGACGGCCCTGCGGGAGGGCGTCACCAACATCCTTCGCCACAGCAAGGTGCAGAACTGCACGATAAGGGCCGCACGAAAGGGCGAAACGGTCCTGCTGACGCTGGTGAACGACGGCGCGCACACCTCGGGGAAGGGGTCCGGCGGGCCGTCCGGCAGCGGGCTCGGCAATCTGCGGGAGCGGCTCCGCGCCATCGGCGGCAACCTGACCGCGGGGATCCGGGACGACGGACGCTTCCATCTGGAGGCCCTGGCACCGGCCACGCCGTCCGGCACCCTCGGTCACGGGAAGGAGGCGGTGCGCGGCACACCCGCGGTGTCGCCCTCCTGACCCGAACCCGCGGCCGACAGCCGGCCTGGCCGCACCAGCCACCCGACCACAAAGCCGGCCACCATCACGACGACATCGACCGACGGGGGGACCGATGCTGTCCTTGAAGATTCTGCTTGCTGAGGACATGCACATGATCCGCGGAGCGCTGGTCGCGCTACTCGAACTCGAACCGGATTTGGAGGTGGTCGCCTCCGTCGAACGGGGCGACACCATAGTGAAGGCCGCCCTGGAGACCCGCCCCGACGTCGCGATCATCGACATCGACCTGCCGGGCACCGACGGGCTCACCGCGGCGGCCGAACTCCATGAGCAACTGCCGAACTGCCGCACGCTGATCCTCACCAACCTGGGCAGACCCGGCACCCTGCGGCGGGCCCTGAGCGCGCATGTCGCCGGCTTCCTGCTGAAGGACTCCCCGCCGGACAAGCTCGCCCAGGCGGTGCGGGCGGTGGCGGCCGGCCGCCGGGTCGTCGACCCGCAACTCGCCCTCACCGCCTGGGACTCCGTCGACAACCCGCTCTCCCCGAGGGAGCTGGAGGTGCTGCGCCTCGCCGCGCAGGGGGCGGACACGGCCGAGATCGCCGGCTGCCTCTATCTGTCCAAGGGCACCGTCCGCAACTACCTGACGGCGATCGTCAGCAAGCTCGGCGCCCGCAACCGCATCGACGCGGTCCGGATCGCCGAGGAGGCCGGCTGGATCCCCTGAGACGGCCCCGCACGCCGAGGGCCCCGTCAGCCGGGGCCCTCCGGGCCCTCCCCCGGGGAGCCGCCGAACAGCGCGTCCAGCAGACCCTGGTCCAGGGCGGTGCCGACGGACACGTCGGCCGCCTCCCCGAACCCCTCGTCGTGCACCGCGACGCTCACCACGTACCGCTCCCCCGCCCGGAACGTCGCGAACGCCCACTCGGGGCCGCCGGCCGCGGACCCGTCCGGGCGCACCAGCCGGGCGTCGGGCGTGCTCAGGTCGAAGCCGAACTCGGTGAACCGGAAGCGCAGCCCCTGCCCCAGGGCCTTGCTGTACGCCTCCTTGAGCGTCCACAGCCGGACCATGCTGTCGTTGCGCTCCGGCTCCCCACCGGCGTCCAGTTGCTCCTTCTCGAACGGCGTGCAGGCGTGCAGCTCCGAGCCCGTGCCGGCCAGCCGGCGGTCGGCCCGCTCGACGTCGACCCCGATGCGGCCGCACCGGGTGATGCCGACGACGAGCATGTCCTCGGTGTGGCTGAGGCTGACGTCGATCTGGTCGCAGCCGCGCACATACGGCCGCCCGCCCGGCTGGTAGGCCAGGTCCACCAGGTGGGGCTCGGTCTCCAGGGCGGCCGCGGCGGCACAGCGCAGCAGCAGCCGGGAGGCGACGAACCGCTCCCGCAGACGCGGCTGCGGGAGGCTCTCGTAGCGCCGCCAGTCGCGGCCGAGTATCCGGCGCGCACCGTCCATGGCCTCGGGGCCGGGGAGCCAGTCACCGGCGCTGCCGTGCACGACGACGCTGCCGGTGTCCGCCAGCACCGAGCGCAGCGGCTCCCACGGGCCGTGCGTCCCGTGGCTGGTGAGCGGGTGCGCGATGCGCGCGGGCACTCAGGCACCCGCCAGTTCGGCCGCGAGCGGACCGGCGTCCAGAGCGGAGATCACCCCTGCCAGATCGACCGCGTCACTGTCGGGGCCCTGGCAGACGGGGATGCAGACGGGGCCGCCCATGCGGCGCAGATAGGGGATGAGGACGGCCCGCGGGCCGATCTCGACGATGTGGGTGGGGGCCTGCTGGGCCAGCATGCCGCGGGCCGCGTCGGCGAACCGCACCGGCGAGGTGAGCTGTTCGGCCCAGTACGGGGCGTAGAGCGGCCCGGTCTCCAGCCGGCCGTACACCGTCGAGTAGAAGGGCAGCCGGGCGATCCCGCCGGACAGGCGCCGGGCGGCCGCGGTGAACTCGGCCGCCATCGGCTTCATCAGCGGTGAGTGGAAGGCGTGCGCGACGGCGAGACGGCGGCAGCGGACGCCGCGGGAGGCGAGGCGGGCCTCGACGCGCTCCAGGGCGGCGATCTGACCGGACAGGACCGTGGACTTGGCCGCGTTCACGGCGCCGATGCCCACGCGGGGTTCGTCGGCGACGAGTTCGGCCGCCTCGCGCGCGGTGATGCAGGCGGCCGTCATCCCGCCGCCGGGCGGCAGCCGCTGGGTGAACGCCCCGCGCAGGGCGACGAGTTGCGCGGCGTCGGCGAGTCCGACGGCCCCGGCGACGGCGGCCGCGGCGAACTCCCCGATGCCGTGGCCGAGCACGGCGGCGGGCGTCACCCCCGCGTCCTGGAGGGTGCGGGCCAAGGCGTACTCGACGGCGAAGAGGGCGGGTTGGGCGCAGGACGCGAGATGGAGGCGCGGGTCCTTGTCGAGGATCAGGTCGACGACGGACAGCCCCGTGTGGGGCAGCAGGGCCGCGGCGGCGGCGTCGAGGTGGCGTCGGTAGGAGGCCGAGTTCAGGTACAGGCCGGCCGTCATCCCCGGGTGCTGGCATCCCTGCCCGGTGAAGACGAACACGGACCGGACCCGGTGGCCGCCCCGCCGGGCGTCGCGGGAGGCCATGTACCGGGCGAAGTCGCGCACGGTCTCATGGGCCCAGATGTCGTCGGGCCCGACCAGCGGGCCGAACTCCGCCTCGATGTCGCCGTAGAGGCTGAGGGCGAGGACC
It encodes:
- a CDS encoding acyl carrier protein, which produces MTATTETITVTLADLTRMLRESAGEEEGVDLDGDVIDTPFIELGYDSLALLQVIGQIQREYGIVIPDDAVVDAETPGMLLALINAGDTPAAA
- a CDS encoding ketosynthase chain-length factor encodes the protein MSSTAVLARPADGTRTATTVVTGLGITAPNGLGTQEYWRATLAGESGIGPVTRFDASAYPSRLAGEVTDYVAEEHIPSRLMPQTDHMTRLALTAADWALRDAGMDPRELPEYGVGVVTSASGGAVEFGQRELQNLWSKGKEYVSAYQSFAWFYAVNTGQISIRHKLRGPSGVLLTEQAGGIDAVGQARRHIRKGFPVVITGGVDAAVCPWGWVPQIASGLMSTSDDPARAFLPFSTQAGGYVPGEGGAILVTEDADAARKRGVAHVYGEIAGYAATLDPAPGGGRPTALRRAVDNALADAGLVPGDIDVVFADAAGVPAADRAEAEALAAVFGPRAVPVTAPKTMTGRLLAGGAALDVATALLSLRDGVVPPTVNVGAADPGYAIDLVTEARQAPLRNALVLACGHGGFNAALVVRRPS
- a CDS encoding beta-ketoacyl-[acyl-carrier-protein] synthase family protein, which gives rise to MRRVAITGLGVVAPGGVGVKEYWDLLTAGRTATRTISFYDPSPFRSRVAAECDFDPVGAGLTPHEIRRLDRAAQFAVVSTREALADSGLDVCAIDPGRIGTSLGSAVGCTTSLEREYAVVSDGGRLWNVDHTYAVPELYRHFVPSSMAAEVGRAAGAEGPAAVVSTGCTSGLDSLGHAVDLIREGTADVMIAGATEAPISPITSACFDAIHATTPRNDTPESACRPFDRTRSGLVLGEGAAILVLEELQSARRRGAHIYAEIAGFASRCNAFHMTGLKPDGREMAEAIDAALDEARLAPDTVDYVNAHGSGTKMNDRHETGAFKRSLGEHAYRTPVSSIKSMIGHSLGAIGSLEIAACALAMEHGVLPPTANLHEPDPELDLDYIPLTAREKETDVVLSVGSGFGGFQSAMVLARPERSPAA
- a CDS encoding acyl-CoA carboxylase subunit beta; this translates as MTILDDLTVTPQAPPAATAPPPPDLRQATGELRRLKEEVGRGPDPAATRRQHEKNKLTAHERLQLLFDEGTFTEIEPLRRHRATGFGLEDRKPHGDGVVIGWGLVHGRTVFAYAHDFRVFAGALGEAHAAKVHKVMDLAESAGAPLVSLNDGAGARIQEGVTALAGYGGIFRRNVAASGVIPQISVMLGPCAGGAAYSPALTDYVFMVRDTAQMFITGPDVVQAVTGERITHNGLGGADVHATASGVCHFAHDDEEACLDDVRYLLALLPSNNREMPPAAPTDDPPDRGTDALLDLVPAEPGRSYDIRAVIEEIVDDGEVFEIHEGWAPNVVCAFARLDGHTVGIVANQPAALAGVLDIQASEKAARHVSTCDAFNIPLVTLVDVPGFLPGVDQEHDGIIRHGAKLLYAYCNATVPRISLVLRKAYGGAYIVMDSRSIGADLSFAWPTNEIAVMGAEGAANVIFRREIAASDDPEALRRQRIEEYRTELMHPYYAAERGLVDDVIDPADTRRVLCESLAVLRTKRAVVPARKHGNLPT
- a CDS encoding AfsR/SARP family transcriptional regulator, translating into MDIQVLGPLTARKHGVCVVPTAAKPRQILALLALQADRVVTVPTLMEEIWGEDIPRSAATTLQTYILQLRRKIAAALDGDPLQEAKDVLVTQHGGYLLQIRPGQVDVQEFDRIAAAGRAAHEAGDHRAASDLLGRALGIWRGPALVDVRVGGVLELEVLRLEEDRMATLERRIGADLKLGRHSEIVPELRVLVAKHPMHENFCAQLMTALHRSGSAWRALEAYQRLRTTLIEELGLEPSPRLQRLHQGVLNADPELDLADDREVRALG
- a CDS encoding TOMM precursor leader peptide-binding protein; amino-acid sequence: MTVTEPTPAGLPVGFKRHLRVETVAGEAVYLLSERGTTVLQGEHVQALAPLLDGTRTLDALLAEATPTLPATEAGRVIAELARADLVGYCDPEADAAAEAYWELAGVRGPGVQSALRAAPVDVVALGRTDGAAGRAECRAAGLTLAGPGAPAALSLVLCDDYLDPELARVDAEHRAAGRPWLPARPGGATVWVGPVFGPDGACWSCLAHRLRGHRSSQSPVRQALGLAGPVALPEASLAAGRLLGLHTTVLEALKWLAGMRYPGQRAVCTLDTRTLSTRHHPVTRRPQCPRCGDPGLVGSLVRAPYTPVSRPKAEGTGSNHRAMPPGAVLARYRHLIDPVTGIVAEVRRAEGTPDGLNRYVSGRNLALRSSSLHGLRSHSGGKGVTPEEAEAGALCEAVERYCGTRQGDEPVVRDTLNGLGPAALHPNDCQLFADRQFDDREAWNARHQGMQWVPPRFDPDAPTEWTPVWSLTAREHRLLPTSMLYFGPGPDGVERAPAADSNGNAAGSSTEDAVVQGFLEVVERDAVALWWYNRLRRPAVDLDAFDEPWLARTRAAYAGAGRRVWVLDLTTDFGIPVMAAVSRRTEDAGQGISFGFGAHFDPRLALRRALTEMCQLLPPRGYFDGAPEQALLGCPDLNHWWSTATTEELAYLSPDSGQSPCTPGRYDYAPRADLRADVEAAEAAVRARGMELLVLRQTRPDVELPVVKVIVPGMRHFWARYAPGRLFDVPVELGWRDQPLEYDAINPVPLFV
- a CDS encoding sensor histidine kinase — protein: MAGRLPSYPELPAPRLARAITVVALCCYASVTVLNVLRAEDPQPVRLMVCLALVLLVFGVQFVVSAPRARTWSLGRKLSVLGFQVMLTYLPMAWFGLSWGSMEGPLAATVLLSLPARFAWPLYGVVVSSIPVYSAIIGVPLAEVGYFLIAGLLAGLVIYGLSRLTDLVHEVHAAREELARMAVNQERLRFARDLHDLLGYSLSAVTLKGELIHRLIAARPEQARAETTELLEVARQALADVRLVSSGYRDMCLRDEAASAASILAAADIEAVVDIDCGPLHPVADTVLATALREGVTNILRHSKVQNCTIRAARKGETVLLTLVNDGAHTSGKGSGGPSGSGLGNLRERLRAIGGNLTAGIRDDGRFHLEALAPATPSGTLGHGKEAVRGTPAVSPS